A single genomic interval of bacterium harbors:
- a CDS encoding META domain-containing protein, which translates to MSRFVPGAALLAVALSGALAGCAAYRGPQDASPASGQATLVDTYWKLVRIDEAEITTAADAREAHLILRPDHRVTGFAGCNTFTGSWQDEDGRISLGPLVSTRMACADLGSEQRMLGALDGDILAELDGTTLIVTGADGTELLFEARYAR; encoded by the coding sequence GTGAGTAGGTTCGTCCCGGGCGCGGCGCTGCTGGCCGTGGCGCTGTCGGGCGCCCTGGCCGGCTGCGCCGCCTACCGCGGTCCGCAGGACGCCTCGCCCGCGTCGGGACAGGCCACCCTCGTCGACACCTACTGGAAGCTGGTCCGCATCGACGAGGCCGAGATCACCACCGCGGCCGACGCCCGCGAGGCCCACCTGATCCTGCGCCCCGACCACCGCGTCACCGGCTTCGCCGGCTGCAACACCTTCACCGGCAGCTGGCAGGACGAGGACGGCAGGATCTCCCTGGGTCCCCTCGTCTCCACCCGCATGGCCTGCGCCGACCTCGGCAGCGAGCAGCGCATGCTCGGCGCCCTCGACGGCGACATCCTCGCCGAGCTCGACGGCACGACCCTCATCGTGACCGGCGCCGACGGCACCGAACTCCTCTTCGAGGCGCGCTACGCCCGCTAG
- a CDS encoding (2Fe-2S) ferredoxin domain-containing protein, with amino-acid sequence MLKFPAPFPNAIFVCTHVRPEGHPKPCCGARGSAALRDELKEMVRGQGLDMQIRVFQSGCLGGCERGPMALRYPDGELMMGVTREDLEQIIADAKGE; translated from the coding sequence ATGCTGAAGTTCCCCGCCCCCTTCCCCAACGCGATCTTCGTCTGCACCCACGTGCGCCCCGAGGGGCACCCGAAGCCCTGCTGCGGCGCCCGCGGCAGCGCCGCGCTGCGCGACGAACTGAAGGAGATGGTGCGCGGTCAGGGTCTGGACATGCAGATCCGCGTCTTCCAGAGCGGCTGCCTCGGCGGCTGCGAGCGCGGCCCCATGGCGCTGCGCTACCCGGACGGCGAACTGATGATGGGTGTCACGCGGGAAGACCTGGAGCAGATCATCGCGGACGCGAAGGGTGAGTAG
- a CDS encoding HAD family hydrolase, translating into MSAEISRFIMWDMAGTLIPFDTVTGRPRGLPECGDFLPELARDYRMICTTGDSTAGARGLLANFEILPHLETVFGDLNQPVGKPYGEILRQLEGEPPRSLAIGDRLRADIPSDTPEVLTVLINQDGQINSAGMVSYLLHILNRQDAADLPTAFRHLTITAAIDKEAVGPRAGGRVTSAWRRNDGFDYCLWVYEHDALDGERLVIRLGGCLEDD; encoded by the coding sequence ATGTCGGCGGAGATCAGCAGATTCATCATGTGGGACATGGCGGGAACCCTGATCCCGTTCGACACGGTCACCGGGCGCCCCCGGGGTCTGCCCGAATGCGGCGATTTCCTCCCCGAACTGGCCCGCGACTACCGGATGATCTGCACGACGGGCGATTCGACCGCGGGCGCCCGCGGCCTGCTGGCCAATTTCGAGATCCTGCCCCACCTCGAGACGGTCTTCGGCGACCTGAACCAGCCCGTGGGCAAGCCCTACGGCGAGATCCTGCGCCAGCTCGAGGGCGAGCCCCCGCGCAGCCTGGCCATCGGCGACCGCCTGCGGGCCGACATCCCGTCGGACACCCCCGAGGTGCTGACGGTGCTGATCAACCAGGACGGCCAGATCAACAGTGCCGGCATGGTTTCCTACCTGCTGCACATCCTGAACCGCCAGGACGCCGCCGACCTGCCCACCGCCTTCCGCCACCTGACGATCACCGCCGCCATCGACAAGGAGGCCGTCGGCCCCCGCGCCGGCGGGCGCGTCACCTCGGCCTGGCGGCGCAACGACGGCTTCGACTACTGCCTGTGGGTGTACGAGCACGACGCCCTCGACGGCGAGCGCCTGGTCATCCGGCTGGGCGGCTGCCTCGAAGACGACTGA
- a CDS encoding asparaginase, producing MNDTIRLFVTGGTFDKEYDERNGTLYFKDTHLRDILKLGRSQLDVEVRTLMLIDSLDMDDEDREVILSQCRKCDNRRIVITHGTDTMEQTARLLGEHLGDPELQGKTIVLTGAMIPYAFGSSDGLFNLGSSLAFAQSLSPGVYVAMNGRCFTWDNVRKNRDAGVFEEID from the coding sequence ATGAACGACACGATCCGTCTCTTCGTCACCGGCGGCACCTTCGACAAGGAGTACGACGAGCGCAACGGCACGCTGTACTTCAAGGACACCCACCTGCGCGACATCCTCAAGCTCGGCCGCTCCCAGCTCGACGTCGAGGTGCGCACCCTGATGCTCATCGACTCCCTGGACATGGACGACGAGGACCGCGAGGTCATTCTCAGCCAGTGCCGCAAGTGCGACAACCGGCGCATCGTCATCACCCACGGCACCGACACCATGGAGCAGACGGCGCGGCTGCTGGGCGAGCACCTCGGCGACCCGGAGCTGCAGGGCAAGACCATCGTCCTGACCGGCGCCATGATCCCCTACGCCTTCGGCTCGAGCGACGGCCTGTTCAACCTGGGCAGCTCGCTGGCCTTCGCCCAGTCCCTGTCGCCGGGGGTGTACGTGGCCATGAACGGGCGCTGCTTCACCTGGGACAACGTGCGCAAGAACCGCGACGCGGGCGTGTTCGAGGAGATCGACTGA